A genomic segment from Candidatus Brocadia sinica JPN1 encodes:
- a CDS encoding metal ABC transporter substrate-binding protein — MKIKYQLCLSLLFALSWVSVAHAKLNIVATTSDLGSLAKEIGRDKVEVTNIAKPTEDPHFVDAKPGFIVKLNKADMLIEGGLQLEIGWLPNLVIGARNQKILVGNPGYLIASTGIQTLEVPDPSVTRAAGDIHPFGNPHFMLDPLNGKIVATHICDRLCEIDATNCNYYKDNLKDFTKRLDQKFSEWQKMLEPFRGTKIVTYHKTFPYFAQRFGLNVAGALEPKPGIPPSPAHINNLVPMMKNEGVQLILIEQFRERKIPEFVAERTGAKVVVLPIMVGGQKEIEDYLSLFDYTINQIVMALKTKS; from the coding sequence ATGAAAATAAAATACCAATTATGTCTATCCTTGTTATTCGCACTGAGTTGGGTATCCGTTGCCCATGCAAAATTGAATATCGTTGCAACGACTTCTGATCTGGGCTCCCTGGCCAAGGAAATTGGAAGGGATAAAGTGGAAGTAACCAATATTGCAAAACCTACGGAAGATCCCCACTTTGTGGATGCAAAGCCCGGTTTTATTGTTAAGCTCAACAAGGCGGACATGCTTATTGAGGGAGGTTTGCAGTTGGAAATCGGCTGGCTGCCGAACTTAGTTATCGGTGCACGGAACCAAAAGATCCTTGTTGGAAATCCTGGCTATCTCATCGCATCAACGGGAATTCAAACGTTGGAAGTGCCCGATCCTTCTGTCACCCGCGCCGCGGGAGATATTCATCCGTTTGGTAACCCCCATTTTATGCTGGATCCACTAAACGGAAAGATTGTTGCAACACACATTTGCGATCGGTTATGCGAAATCGATGCAACAAATTGTAACTACTACAAGGACAACTTAAAGGATTTTACAAAGAGACTGGATCAAAAATTCTCCGAGTGGCAAAAAATGTTAGAACCCTTTCGCGGTACAAAAATTGTGACATATCATAAGACATTTCCTTACTTTGCACAGAGATTTGGTTTGAATGTGGCGGGAGCGCTTGAACCCAAACCGGGAATCCCTCCTTCCCCCGCTCATATAAATAACCTTGTTCCCATGATGAAAAATGAAGGGGTTCAACTTATTCTTATTGAACAATTTCGTGAACGCAAAATCCCAGAATTTGTTGCTGAACGGACAGGGGCAAAGGTTGTTGTTTTACCGATTATGGTCGGAGGTCAAAAAGAAATAGAAGACTACCTATCCCTTTTTGATTATACTATTAATCAGATTGTAATGGCACTCAAAACCAAATCCTGA
- a CDS encoding ATP-binding cassette domain-containing protein, translated as MDAVIVRELTKSYDRFPALDGISFSIEKDEIFGLLGPNGAGKTTLHLQHR; from the coding sequence ATGGATGCAGTCATTGTAAGAGAACTTACAAAAAGTTATGATAGATTCCCGGCCCTTGATGGTATAAGTTTCTCAATAGAGAAAGACGAGATATTCGGACTCCTCGGACCTAATGGCGCCGGTAAAACAACGTTACACTTGCAGCATCGTTAA
- a CDS encoding AAA family ATPase, whose product MHDPSVLFLDEPTTGLDVMSARALREIIQSLKNKGIAILLTTHYIEKADRLCEWRRSSSPSRG is encoded by the coding sequence ATTCATGACCCGTCGGTATTATTCCTTGATGAGCCGACAACAGGACTCGATGTTATGAGTGCAAGGGCGCTAAGGGAAATAATACAATCCCTGAAAAATAAAGGGATCGCTATACTTCTCACTACACACTATATCGAGAAAGCAGACAGGTTATGCGAATGGAGGCGATCGTCATCACCTTCGAGAGGATGA
- a CDS encoding IS4 family transposase — protein MNDTRADTLIKQINTIQRLSLLKSFKPLLEKLHSYADCHNRKLHYDHYASLLLLYFFNPTFTGLRSIQHASTLKNIQDKLGVKRTSLGSLSEANHVFDPQLLTHIINELAHDVNRLPFQERFNNLDMTIVAVDGTLIKALPKMLWALWMDEDHRAAKMHLEFDILKGIPLGAHVTDANKSEIAQLESMLSPGKLYCLDAGYRKYRFLNTILQRSSSFLVRLHDNASYKLIQERALSETDRKAGIEFDRVVWLGSTNTRNELSRPVRIIQLRYHDERALSGFSRKSRLSSKKTFRTPSVGKTLLIVTDLMDLPAELIALMYRYRWQIDLFFRWFKCVLGCKHLLAHSENGITIQVYCALIASLLIRLWTGRKPTKRTFEMICLYFQGWATLEELIEHIEKLKSKEQK, from the coding sequence ATGAATGACACACGTGCTGATACTTTGATCAAACAAATAAACACGATACAAAGACTCTCTCTGCTCAAATCTTTCAAGCCTCTTCTCGAAAAACTCCACTCTTATGCAGATTGCCATAACAGAAAACTGCATTACGATCACTATGCGAGTCTCCTTTTACTCTATTTTTTCAATCCGACCTTCACTGGACTACGATCAATCCAACATGCCAGCACACTAAAGAATATCCAGGATAAGCTTGGTGTCAAACGTACCAGCCTCGGTAGTTTATCAGAAGCCAATCATGTCTTTGACCCACAACTCTTGACTCATATCATCAATGAACTCGCACATGATGTAAACCGACTTCCCTTCCAAGAGCGTTTCAATAACCTTGACATGACAATAGTCGCTGTCGATGGCACCTTGATAAAAGCCCTCCCAAAGATGCTCTGGGCATTGTGGATGGACGAAGACCACCGTGCCGCGAAGATGCACCTGGAATTCGATATCCTCAAAGGTATTCCTCTTGGAGCCCATGTTACCGATGCCAACAAGAGCGAAATCGCCCAGCTTGAGTCCATGTTATCGCCTGGCAAACTCTACTGCCTGGATGCCGGATATAGAAAGTACCGCTTCCTCAACACGATTCTCCAACGATCCAGTTCATTTCTTGTGCGACTTCATGATAATGCCTCTTATAAGCTTATCCAGGAACGTGCCCTGAGTGAAACTGACCGCAAAGCAGGAATTGAATTTGACAGGGTCGTTTGGCTTGGAAGCACAAACACGCGCAATGAGCTCTCAAGACCTGTCAGAATTATACAGCTTCGCTATCATGATGAACGAGCACTTTCAGGTTTCTCACGTAAATCTCGTCTTTCCAGCAAGAAAACATTCAGGACTCCATCGGTTGGCAAAACCTTGCTCATCGTTACTGACCTTATGGATTTGCCGGCAGAACTTATCGCGCTCATGTATCGGTATCGCTGGCAGATCGATCTCTTCTTCCGATGGTTTAAATGCGTTTTAGGATGTAAGCATCTCCTGGCGCACTCAGAAAATGGGATTACCATTCAAGTCTATTGTGCTTTGATTGCCAGTCTGCTGATCCGATTATGGACAGGTCGCAAGCCGACCAAACGCACCTTCGAAATGATCTGTCTATACTTTCAGGGTTGGGCTACTCTGGAGGAACTCATAGAACATATCGAAAAACTGAAATCCAAAGAACAAAAATAA
- a CDS encoding metal ABC transporter ATP-binding protein, with amino-acid sequence MNTENCITLKDVAIGYSGNTILRDINFSLKKGEFAVLFGPNGCGKTTLFKTILHIIPPIHGTIAYGDDYTPRFGYVPQRQHLDEIYPFTAEEVVLMGTFGQSKPFYPTSKTDRSLVEQCLKDVGMLELKKDFFSELSGGQKQRILIARALATRPNVLLLDEPITGLDVLAQKKIIELISELHKKRQLTIMMITHEVHHIPSWVKKIIHIHHYKVVLGSLEEIISLSRIDEIPT; translated from the coding sequence ATGAATACTGAAAACTGTATTACCTTAAAAGACGTAGCTATTGGATATAGTGGAAATACTATTCTTCGTGACATTAATTTTTCTTTAAAAAAGGGTGAATTCGCCGTCTTATTCGGACCAAATGGGTGTGGTAAAACCACACTGTTTAAGACTATTCTACATATTATTCCTCCTATTCATGGAACTATCGCTTATGGTGACGATTATACTCCAAGATTTGGTTATGTACCACAGCGTCAACACTTAGACGAAATATATCCATTTACCGCGGAAGAAGTGGTATTGATGGGCACTTTCGGGCAGAGCAAACCATTTTATCCCACTTCCAAAACCGATCGTTCCTTGGTAGAACAATGCTTGAAAGATGTTGGGATGCTGGAGTTAAAAAAGGATTTTTTTTCCGAATTGTCCGGGGGACAGAAACAGCGTATACTTATAGCACGGGCACTGGCAACAAGACCAAATGTTTTGCTGCTTGACGAACCAATTACAGGGCTTGATGTCCTTGCTCAAAAAAAGATCATAGAACTTATCTCTGAACTGCACAAAAAGCGCCAATTAACGATTATGATGATTACCCATGAGGTTCATCATATTCCAAGCTGGGTAAAAAAAATAATCCATATCCATCACTATAAAGTAGTACTTGGCTCATTGGAAGAGATAATTTCTTTATCAAGGATCGATGAAATACCAACTTAA
- a CDS encoding ABC transporter permease codes for MRMEAIVITFERMTGALERLMLYPVSVTVILSGKIAGGAFFGITITTAMLIGLSFIFPLQITNPVVFVSSMVISSFTFSALGAFVSVTVKQVFEAQTLANLFRFPMIFLSGVFIPVSNLPATVKPLAYFMPLTYSVDCIKTSLGHQPEIFRPVESLAVLLLFALVFLGLSAWILKGRMS; via the coding sequence ATGCGAATGGAGGCGATCGTCATCACCTTCGAGAGGATGACCGGGGCATTGGAAAGGCTGATGCTCTATCCTGTGTCTGTGACGGTTATTCTCTCCGGGAAGATTGCCGGGGGCGCATTCTTCGGCATTACCATTACGACAGCAATGCTTATCGGTCTGTCTTTCATATTCCCTTTACAGATCACGAATCCTGTGGTATTCGTCTCATCTATGGTTATTTCATCCTTCACATTTTCAGCGCTTGGGGCATTTGTCTCTGTCACGGTAAAACAGGTTTTCGAGGCACAGACCCTTGCAAATCTTTTCAGATTTCCCATGATCTTTTTAAGCGGGGTATTTATCCCTGTATCCAATCTGCCGGCTACTGTCAAACCATTAGCTTACTTCATGCCCCTCACTTACAGCGTTGATTGCATAAAAACCTCTCTTGGCCATCAACCAGAAATATTTCGTCCTGTAGAAAGTCTGGCGGTTCTTTTGCTCTTTGCGCTCGTATTCCTCGGATTGTCTGCGTGGATATTGAAAGGCAGGATGTCGTGA